TACAAAAGGCCTCAGTTTTTTGACGAAATGAGCCATTATGTGACTATAATTACTCACTTAGCCGGTTCGTGATATAGATTATGAACTCAGCTCGGAGGTACGTTTTGATTCCAGTTATACTCTCAGGCGGCAGCGGCACGCGCCTTTGGCCTGTTTCGCGCCAGCACATGCCGAAACAGTTTTGCAGCATTTTCGGCCAGCCTCTTCAGACTTTGACGTTACAAAGATGTTTGCAAATGGGCACGCCGTGGATCGTAACCTCGAAAGCTTTGCAGACGTTGACGGAACTGAATCTCAAAGAAAATAAAGCGTCGCAAGTCCAAGTGGTGTACGAGCCTATCGGAAAAAATACGGCGCCTGCGATTGCCGCTCTTTGCAAACTTTTGCAAATGAAAGGTTTGGGGGAAGAGATCGTCGGGATATTTCCTTCGGATCATCTTATCACAAAAGAACAAGCTTTTTTGAAAGTCGTGGATTTTGCGCAAAAGGTCGCTGCTGATAACAAAGTGGTGACTTTGGGAATCACGCCTTCCTATCCAGAAACAGGATACGGTTACATTCAAACACGTGCGGTGAGTTTCAAAGAAGAAGGTCCTTTGAAGGCTTATTCCGTCGTGAAGTTTCATGAAAAGCCGGACTTGCAGAAAGCGAAAGAATTTATCGCGCAAGAAAGCTTTAGTTGGAACGCGGGGATTTTTGTTTTCAAAGTTTCACACATGATCAGTCTTTTTGAAAAACATCAGCCGGCACTCTGGAAAGAGATCGCGGGATTGAAAGAAGACGCTTCGAATTTGGAAACTGTTTACGGCAAAGTGCAGGGGATCTCGATTGACTACGCGATCATGGAAAAACTGAACGGTGACGAACTTACGTGCGTGCCGGCAGAGTTCGGATGGAGCGACGTAGGTTCCTGGGATGCCGTCGCGTCTTTGCAAGAGGGCCAAGAAGTTCTGAATGTGAAAGGTCAGGATAATTTCGTCTTTGGTGATGCAGGAAAAAACTATTCCATGATCGGCATGGAAGACGTGATCGTCGTTGATACCAAAGACGCCATGATGTTGGTTAAAAAAGGTCATTCCCAGGACGTGCGCTATGTCGTGGAAGCATTGACTCAGCAAAAGTCTTCCTTAGTGAAAGACCATGTTTTTGAATACCGTCCGTGGGGTTACTTCGAGATTTTAAAAGACACGGAAAATTTCAAATCCAAAGTGATTCGCGTGAATCCGCACTCACAGATTTCGTATCAATCCCATGCGAAAAGAGAAGAGCATTGGACGATCACGAAAGGTGCCGGCGAAGTTGTTTTGAATGATGAAGTGATTCCAGTAAAAGCGGGGAGCCATATTCACATTCCTCTGGGAGCGAAACATCGTATCCGCAATAACACCAACGAGATGTTGGAATTTGTCGAGGTGCAGTTAGGAACGTACTTCGGTGAAGATGATATCGTGAGATATCAGGACGACTACGCGAGGAAATAAAAAAAGGGATCTTACGATCCCTTTTTTCTTTAACTTATTTTTCATTTTTACGGATGGACTCTTCTTCACCCGGTAAGTCGATGTCTTCATCGTCATTCTCCGGTTGAACTTCTTGCAGCGTCGGGCTCTTTACAGCCTTACCGATCAAATCTTTATGGTAGGCGTAGATCACGCCGCCTTCTTTGAAGTTTGTGAGCATCTTATTGATAATTCCAGGAGCCACGGCAGGGCAGCCCCAGCTACGACCAAGACGGCCTGTCTCTTTCACGTAGTCTTCAGAAACGTAGTTGGCGGCATGAACGACAATGTCACGCTCTGCTGCTTTATTGTTGGAAGCTTCCAAGCCATGAAGGTTCAACGAAGCTCCGTGGCCGCCGTAATAAACCGTCCCGCCTACGTACAGACCTAATGAAGACATCTTCGAGCCGTCAACATTCGAGAATTTCGCGGCAATACGAACGCCCGAACCTTTTCCGTGGGCTACGAAGTGTTTTGAAACAGCACCCGTTTTTAAATTAATAACATAAAGACGGCGCTCGCTGGAAGGAAGAGAGAAATCGATGATGGCAATGGCATCATTTTTAATAGTGAGGTCTCGCTCATCCATATATGTCTTTGTTTTTTCGCGAATCTTTGCGGGCACACGAATCGTCTTGCCGCCATTCACGTCGAGGAATTCAAAGGTACGCTGGAGGGCTAACTCAGGAACACCTTGTTTTAAGACGATATCGTAAAGGCGTTGGTCTTTGATTTTGACGTCATAAAGGCTGCTGGCAAAGCTCTGAATGCTGAATAACGTGATGATCATGAAGCTCAAGATTTTCATTTCTAACCCTCTTCCAAAATTCTTAAACAATTCCTGAATAACGGAGACTTCCCATACAAGCCTTATGCCATCGGCAAGGGAGCCTCTTCAGAACTTAATTTCGAGATGAATTCCCGGAATCTGGTGGGGAGTGACAGGGAAGGACTCCCTGTTTAAAAGTTTTACATCGTTATTTCGGGTTGCGGGGGCGCATTGCCTTTGGCCAATTCACTGACCGTCTTGATGAGGGTGGAGCTATCGACGGGTTTCGCGACGTGAAGATTAAATCCTTCGCGGAGGGCGCGCCCTTGGTCTTCGTCATGAGCATAAGCGGTGAGCGCGATCGCCAAGGTGTTTCCGCCATGGTCTGCGGGCAACTGCCGAACCATGCGAATCAAATCGTAACCGTCTTGTTCGGGCATACCTATATCACTGATAAGAACGTGCGGTTTTATATTCACAATTTTTTTCAAAGCTTCAGAGGCGGACATAGCCGTGTTGACCTCAGCCCCCGCGCGCGAAAGAACTTTTGCGAGAAGATTGAGCGCATCAGGCTGATCTTCGACGACAAGCAGACGCAGACCCTGCAAAATCAATTCAGGCTTGCGGTTTTCAGTAAAATCAAACGGCAGATTGCTTTGCAGACGGACCGCGTGAACGGGAAGAATCACGGAAAAAACCGAGCCTTTGCCTTTCCCGGCGCTGTGGGCTTGGATGGTTCCGCCATGCAGCTCTACGATGTTTTTGCAAAGGGCAAGGCCTAATCCCAAACCGCCAAAGCGGCGGGTGGTGGTGGCGTCCTCTTGGCGGAATCTTTCAAAGACATAGGGCACAAAACTGGGGTCAATTCCAATACCGGAGTCTGAAACTGTGATCTTGACTTGCGATTCTATCACGCTCGTTTCGATTTCGATGTGACCGTATTGGGGAGTGAATTTAATCGCGTTCGAAATCAGATTCCACATCACTTGTTGTAAGCGCCCGAAGTCACCCGCCACGGTCGCCGCCACGGGGTCGATAGTTGTCGTGATGCGGATCTTCTTTGCCTCCGCCGCATGACGAAGGGACTCCGTGGCCGCTTTGATCACAGAAGGGATATCGACGTCATCCACCGTCAGTTTGAATTTCCCAGTCACGATGCGCGAAATATCCAAAATATCGTTCACGATCTGCGACTGCGCTTTGGCATTACGGTAAATGGTTTCATAGTATTGCGGCAGCTCATCTTCAGGAATGTCTTCGTTCGAAAGCATTTCACTGTAACCGATGATAACGTTAAGAGGTGTGCGCAGCTCATGTGAAATGGTCGCAAGAAATTCATCCTTCAGGCGGTTCGCCGTTTGCGCCTGCTCATAGAGAACTTTTTTTTCTTCAATTTCTTTGGTGAGCTGATCGTTCGCTAACGCTAAATCCAAGGTTCTTTGTTCAACTTTCTTTTCTAAGTTGCGGTAAAGCACGGCGAGCTCTTCTTCCGCCAGACGACGGCGCATGAAAAGTCCCATTTTCTTTCCCGTATCTTCTAAGGTTTCGATAATTTGTCGGTCGGGAGAAAGCTGCTCTTGGCTATAAAACATCATCACGCCAAAAACCTTCCCGCCTTCATAGATGGGACTGGCGACACAGGTTTTGAGGCCGGCCCGACGAACCAGATCGGCGCGTTGATACTTAGGCTCTTTGGCGATATCCGAAAACCAACAAGCTTCGAGAGAACTCAATAGTTTTTTGCAGAAAAGATCGTCGTCGGGAATGACTTTTTGTTGCGAGCTTTCATGAAGCTCGGCGTACTTTGGCTCATTCGGTGGCCAAAATCCCTTGCACTCAAAAAGTCCTTTATGCACCAGCCACAGCTCCGCGACGGCGAAGTCCAGCCCCGTGCAAAGCGATTGCAAGGCCAGTGGAATGACCTCTTCCAGAGTATTCACCTCTGTCATAATTCGCGTCACGTCGAAATGCGTGGTTTGAATGCGTTCAATTTTTTTCTTTTCAGATATATCGTGCAGGAAAGAACCAAAAAAATAGAGATCGCCTTGCTTGAAAGGATAGATCGTCAATTCCACTGGAATCTCACGCCCTTCTTTGGTGAGCCCCATGATCTCAAAACGTTTATTGAGGACGGGACCCTCGCCCGTATTGAGAAAGCGCGATAAACCGCGGTTGTGAGCTTCACGAAAACGCTCCGGAATAATTGTCGACGTCAAGTGCCGGGAAAGAGCTTCACTCCGTTTCCATCCGAACATCACCTCGGCCTGAGGATTCCACTCTTGAATGATACTGTGCGAGTCGATCACGATTAAAGCGTCGTGCGCGGAGGAAACGATGGCGCGGAATCTTTCTTCACTTTCGCGTAAGGCGTGTTCTGAGCGGGCGAGCTCTGCCAGTTGTTCCCGCAGAGGTTTGTCCGTGCGCTGTTTGAGAATGATGATCAGGACGCCAATCATCGGAAGCGCCAAGGACCACACCAAAAGACGCAAGCCAATGTTTTGAGGGGCGTACAGAGCATTGTCAGGCGTGAGCGAACCGTAAATCAAGTACAGCCAGGCGCAGACAACAGCGAACGCCGTCAGAAAAATACGACCAAAGAAACCGGAAAGAACCACAGCTAGAATAAGAATTGTTGTTGGCGGAATTTTCCATGCTGTTGTTTGGGTAAATTCCAAGGCAGCCACAAGAGCCAAGATAAGAAAACATCCTAAGATGTTTTTCGCAGTGTTGTTTGTGGAATTTGACGTCTTTGACTTCATTCAGTTTCCAGTCCGACAAGGTCCATACACGGTTTCTATTGTAAAGACTGCCGTTCCTTTGTCATAAACAAACAAGGAAAGTGAACTTATACATACTTTTATTTGCAGGTCTGTGTGGTTTCACAAAAAAACCGCGCGGGGAGCGCGGTTTTTTGAAGTTACATTTTGTATTCGTAGAGCAAACCTTCCGTCATCAAGTCAGCGACGGAGAAAGCCAATTGCCGGGCATGGGTCTCCCATTCCTCGGGAGTGCCCTTCGACAAGATACCGATCCATTTTTGCAAGGCGGTCCATTTGTCGACAAAAGAAGATGCGGAGTCTTTCATCGCGGAACAGTTTTTAAAATGCTCCATGACAATCGGCAAAGCCTGTTCTTTTTCGAAGGCACGCAACATATCTAAAGAAAGAACGTTGGTCGTTCCTTCCCAAATAGAAAAGACCTGCGCATCACGCAACAAGCGCGGCAAACCGGTATCTTCGATATACCCGGCGCCACCGAACATCTCCACAACTTCGCTGGAAATATGAATGGATTTTTTAGCGGTGTACAATTTCAGAATCGGCGTTAGCGCACGCAGAAGCACGCGTTCGGAAGCGGAAATCTCTCCCACTTCTTCTTTGCCTAAGAGATGCGCGACAAAAAAACTAAAAATAAAACAGCGACGGAAATCTTCTTCCAACGCAAGCAATGTGCCGCGGTGAAGAGGATGATCGATCAAAAGTTTTCCGAAGGCTTTTCTTTTGCGAGAGTAGTCCTGTATCAGATCCAAAGCGCGGCGCATGTGTCCTACGGCGCACATCGAATTATAGATACGCGTGATATTTAAAACGCTGGCAATTTTTTTAATGCCGTCGCCTTCGCCTCCGACCAGACGTGCAGGTGTTCCTTGCAAACTGAGCTCGGCCGTGGGAAGAGCTTTTGTTCCCAATTTGTCTTTAAGACGGTGAATTTGAATATTGTTGAGCTGTTGCTGATCGTTACGAAGTTCCAGGTAAAAGAGGCTTAAACCCTTGGATCCCGTGGGGGCGCCGTCGGGGCGGGCGAGGGTCAAAGCCATCTGCGAAGTTGTCGCAGATGTGAACCACTTCGTTCCGTGTAGCGAGTGTGTTGCTCCAAAAGCGCTCGTACCAGAGAAGGCATGTGCATCCGTCGACGTGCCGCTGACGTCAGAACCACCGGTCCTTTCCGTCATCCATTGGCCTGCCGTCCAAAATATTTTCGCGTCTTTCGACAACAAATGCGGAAGCGCTCGCTCTTTCAAATCCATGCTGCCGTAAAGTTCAAGAGCGCGAGCCGCTCCATCCGTCATCGCTAGGGGACAAGAAAAAATCGCCGAGCTAGGAGAATAAAGATAAAGCAAAGCCATTTGATAGATGCGTGACAGAGGACCAAAGCGTCGGTCGTAAGCTGTCGCTACGATGCCCTCCTCGGCGGCCGCTTTTTCTAGCTGTTTCCAGCCGTTGGAGGTTTTGATGTCATCGATACGTCGGCCCCAAGGATCAAAAGGAACGTGCTGAGGCGGTTGGGCTTCAGCCTCTTGTGACCATTCAAGCATGTCGGTCGCGGCTCTGTGGCCTAGGTGATCGAGGTGAGGAAGTGCGGTTCTCTGAACGTCCTCGGGGAGAATCTTTTTAAGAAACTTCTGCAAGGTCTCGTCAGAACGGAATGTGTTCGTGAGGCGGGGTCCCTCTTGATAAAAGTTTTTCATAGTGAGTAGTTTAGGCTTTCAGAGGAGAACGGACAAGAATATGTCATCCGCCTCGCCTTTTTTAAGAAAATTGTTGCTGTTTTGTAAGCCTCTCATTATAAGAGCCCCCTTCCTGAAGGAGAGAGAAGTGTCCCGTATTGTATTTGCATTAAGCCTTATTGCTTTGGTGTCCTGTACACCTAAAAACAACAACGATATGAACGGATCCGTAGGTTCAGCCATTATGGGCGGGACTTTGGTGAAGGAAAATTCCACTTTAGCGTCAGGAATCGTAGGTATTTTCGATACGCAAGACAATGCGATCTGCACAGGTTCTATTATCGGCGAGAACATCGTTTTGACGGCCGCTCACTGCGTGACGACAAAACCTTCCAAACTTAAAGTCATTTTCGGCAATGATATTGATGCCGCGATGGCCACACGCGAGCCCGATGTCTTGCAAGAATACGTTCGCCGGGTTGTCGATGTGAAGGTTCATGAGGACTACAATCCTGCAGAGCACGAGACTAAAGAGACTGATTACGCGGATATCGCTTTGATTAAGTTCCAGGGCGCTTTGCCACAAGGCTATAAACCCGTATCGATTCTACCGGACGACAGCGTTCTCCGTCGTGGTGTGCTGGTTACTTTGGCGGGATATGGCGTTTCTGATATTTACACAGAGCCCGTAGATCCTAAGAAAGTAAAAAATCTTGATGAAGCTTTAGAGTACGGCGAAGTCATGTGCGATGAGAATCTTCGCAATTGTCTTAAAGTTGAAATGTCAGGCGACGGCGTTTTGCGCGAGACAAAAGCTCCGGTTTCATCTTTGCAAGAAACGGAAGTTCGCTTGGATGAATCCAAGGGACATGGAACTTGTTCGGGAGATTCCGGCGGCCCTGCTTACATTGAAAAGAACGGCCAGTATTATCTTTTCGGAATCACAAGTCGCGGCAGTCAGCTTTGTGACAGTGTCGGCGTTTACACGAACGCGGTTTACTACCGTACGTGGATTGCTGAAACAATTCTTAAGATGAAATAGTTTGTAAACACACAACGTAAACAAATCGATTTTGTTTTTTTCCAGAAGATGCATGGTTATCCATACCTTGATGTTAGACTCAAGGCATGGATGCATCTTCCGCCTTTTCATCCTCCTCATCCTCGTCTTATGCTGTCGATTCATCGCCTGCACTTCTTTGGATGTCGGGCGTGGATGGTATGTGCAGCTACGTGAATCGCACGTGGTTGAATTTTCGCGGTTCCTCTTTGCAAAAAGAAAAAGGCGTCGGATGGCTGGATGGAGTGCACCCTGACGACGCGCAAATGGTCATGGATAAATACTCCGCGGCTGTCAACGCTCGCGCCAACTTCCAATTAGAATATCGAATGCAAAAAAAAGACGGCACCTACGTGTGGGTCTTAAATCAGGGCTTCCCTCGGCTTTCAGAAGGCGGGGAATTCTTAGGTTATGTCGGTTGCTGTCTGGACATCACAGAGAAAAAAGAAGCCGAAGCTGTTCTGCGCAGTGAAAAACTGCAAGCCGAAACCGCCAATAAAATGAAAAGCGGTTTTTTAGCCGTGGCGACGCACGAGATTCGCGAGGCCTTGGGCGCTCTTTTGGGTTTTTCAGAAATGCTTTCCGGCGGGGATCTCTCCCGCTCGGAGAAAGAACATTATCGCCAGAGTGTCCGACGTAAAGGCGCCCAGCTTTCGCAAATTATTAACAGCATCACGGATCTTTCAAAGATTGAGACCGGCGAACTGGAAGTCAAAAAAGCGGATGTGAATCTGCTCGATCTTCTGAATGAAGTGATTGCCACCATGAGTCTGCAGGCGTTGGAGAAGAACGTCGTTCTTAGACTGCAGTTTGAACATAATCTGCCGCGCTGGATTTATACAGACGGACTTCGCCTCAAAGAAATCCTCATTAACGTGATCGACCTTGCAATTAAGTACACCACGAAAGGAGAAGTTGTTGTTGAAGTCTCTCCGGAGGCACAGGATCTTTTATCTTTTGTCATTACCGACACGGGTCGGGGAATGACCGTTAAAGAGCAAAAAGCCATTTTTAATCCGTTTCAGTCAGCAGAGCTGGAGTTGTCCGAGGGAAGCGTAGGGCTTGGCCTTATACTTGCCAGAAATTTAGCGCAATCGTTAGGAGGTAATGTGGAACTTCTTTTTAGTGAACCGGGTAAAGGAAGCAAATTCAAAGTTACTCTCGTGCGCAGTCCTTCATTGCATAAAGATAAAATGGAGTCGGCGGGCAGCTCCATGGGAGGAGCGAACTTGCCATTAAAAGGAATGAAACTTTTAGTCGTCGATGACGTTAAAGACAATCAAGACCTCGTCAGCCGTTACCTCAAAAAAGTAGGGGTCCACGACTTGGATTTTGCTGAAAACGGCGCAGAGGCGGTGGAAAAGGCGCGCAAGCAAGATTACGATTGCATTCTGATGGATTTGCAAATGCCCGTGATGGACGGCTTGGAGGCGACAAAAACTTTAAGAAAAGACGGCTATAAAAAACCGATCTGGGCTGTCACCGCCTACGCTCTTAGAGAAGAGAGAGATAAATGTCTTGCGGAGGGGTTCGACGATCATTTCGCCAAACCCATTGATCGCAAAACTTTGATCGGCCATCTGGAAAATCTAAAAAAGGAAAAAGAGTCCGATGCCAACGTGTGAGCTGCGTTTAGAGTTTTTGAAAGCGACGGAATTTCAATGTCGCACCCAAAATAAAAGCGCCGCAAATAAGAAGGTGAATCAGATGGTCTGCGGTACCTTGCTCTATCACTCCGGGTATCGCCTTCCATAAAAACTGATCTTCTCGAATGGCTCCAACTGTGGGCATTCCAGGTCGGCCGGCAATAAAGCCTATCAAGCCAAAAAGCCCATAAAAAACTCCGGCCACCCAGCTAAAACGTCGCGCGTTCACTTCATTATCAAAACCAAACCATAACGACAAAGCGCCCGAGGCGAAGTGAAGGGCATTGACGGTGTAAGAAAGATGCGCGCGGAAAAGATTGTCGATAACAAAACCAAGAAGGCCGTAGATGAGCAAAGCTGTTCCCAGGACAACGCAAGTTTCCTGTACATAAGTGCGTTCAACGGGGAGCAAAGTCTCGGTAGGTTTACCTTGATAAGGACGAGGTCGTGAGGGCTCTGGCCGAGCGGGCTCCG
This region of Bdellovibrio sp. 22V genomic DNA includes:
- a CDS encoding mannose-1-phosphate guanylyltransferase/mannose-6-phosphate isomerase, whose protein sequence is MIPVILSGGSGTRLWPVSRQHMPKQFCSIFGQPLQTLTLQRCLQMGTPWIVTSKALQTLTELNLKENKASQVQVVYEPIGKNTAPAIAALCKLLQMKGLGEEIVGIFPSDHLITKEQAFLKVVDFAQKVAADNKVVTLGITPSYPETGYGYIQTRAVSFKEEGPLKAYSVVKFHEKPDLQKAKEFIAQESFSWNAGIFVFKVSHMISLFEKHQPALWKEIAGLKEDASNLETVYGKVQGISIDYAIMEKLNGDELTCVPAEFGWSDVGSWDAVASLQEGQEVLNVKGQDNFVFGDAGKNYSMIGMEDVIVVDTKDAMMLVKKGHSQDVRYVVEALTQQKSSLVKDHVFEYRPWGYFEILKDTENFKSKVIRVNPHSQISYQSHAKREEHWTITKGAGEVVLNDEVIPVKAGSHIHIPLGAKHRIRNNTNEMLEFVEVQLGTYFGEDDIVRYQDDYARK
- a CDS encoding murein L,D-transpeptidase catalytic domain family protein, which produces MKILSFMIITLFSIQSFASSLYDVKIKDQRLYDIVLKQGVPELALQRTFEFLDVNGGKTIRVPAKIREKTKTYMDERDLTIKNDAIAIIDFSLPSSERRLYVINLKTGAVSKHFVAHGKGSGVRIAAKFSNVDGSKMSSLGLYVGGTVYYGGHGASLNLHGLEASNNKAAERDIVVHAANYVSEDYVKETGRLGRSWGCPAVAPGIINKMLTNFKEGGVIYAYHKDLIGKAVKSPTLQEVQPENDDEDIDLPGEEESIRKNEK
- a CDS encoding ATP-binding protein → MKSKTSNSTNNTAKNILGCFLILALVAALEFTQTTAWKIPPTTILILAVVLSGFFGRIFLTAFAVVCAWLYLIYGSLTPDNALYAPQNIGLRLLVWSLALPMIGVLIIILKQRTDKPLREQLAELARSEHALRESEERFRAIVSSAHDALIVIDSHSIIQEWNPQAEVMFGWKRSEALSRHLTSTIIPERFREAHNRGLSRFLNTGEGPVLNKRFEIMGLTKEGREIPVELTIYPFKQGDLYFFGSFLHDISEKKKIERIQTTHFDVTRIMTEVNTLEEVIPLALQSLCTGLDFAVAELWLVHKGLFECKGFWPPNEPKYAELHESSQQKVIPDDDLFCKKLLSSLEACWFSDIAKEPKYQRADLVRRAGLKTCVASPIYEGGKVFGVMMFYSQEQLSPDRQIIETLEDTGKKMGLFMRRRLAEEELAVLYRNLEKKVEQRTLDLALANDQLTKEIEEKKVLYEQAQTANRLKDEFLATISHELRTPLNVIIGYSEMLSNEDIPEDELPQYYETIYRNAKAQSQIVNDILDISRIVTGKFKLTVDDVDIPSVIKAATESLRHAAEAKKIRITTTIDPVAATVAGDFGRLQQVMWNLISNAIKFTPQYGHIEIETSVIESQVKITVSDSGIGIDPSFVPYVFERFRQEDATTTRRFGGLGLGLALCKNIVELHGGTIQAHSAGKGKGSVFSVILPVHAVRLQSNLPFDFTENRKPELILQGLRLLVVEDQPDALNLLAKVLSRAGAEVNTAMSASEALKKIVNIKPHVLISDIGMPEQDGYDLIRMVRQLPADHGGNTLAIALTAYAHDEDQGRALREGFNLHVAKPVDSSTLIKTVSELAKGNAPPQPEITM
- a CDS encoding acyl-CoA dehydrogenase family protein; the protein is MKNFYQEGPRLTNTFRSDETLQKFLKKILPEDVQRTALPHLDHLGHRAATDMLEWSQEAEAQPPQHVPFDPWGRRIDDIKTSNGWKQLEKAAAEEGIVATAYDRRFGPLSRIYQMALLYLYSPSSAIFSCPLAMTDGAARALELYGSMDLKERALPHLLSKDAKIFWTAGQWMTERTGGSDVSGTSTDAHAFSGTSAFGATHSLHGTKWFTSATTSQMALTLARPDGAPTGSKGLSLFYLELRNDQQQLNNIQIHRLKDKLGTKALPTAELSLQGTPARLVGGEGDGIKKIASVLNITRIYNSMCAVGHMRRALDLIQDYSRKRKAFGKLLIDHPLHRGTLLALEEDFRRCFIFSFFVAHLLGKEEVGEISASERVLLRALTPILKLYTAKKSIHISSEVVEMFGGAGYIEDTGLPRLLRDAQVFSIWEGTTNVLSLDMLRAFEKEQALPIVMEHFKNCSAMKDSASSFVDKWTALQKWIGILSKGTPEEWETHARQLAFSVADLMTEGLLYEYKM
- a CDS encoding trypsin-like serine protease, translated to MSRIVFALSLIALVSCTPKNNNDMNGSVGSAIMGGTLVKENSTLASGIVGIFDTQDNAICTGSIIGENIVLTAAHCVTTKPSKLKVIFGNDIDAAMATREPDVLQEYVRRVVDVKVHEDYNPAEHETKETDYADIALIKFQGALPQGYKPVSILPDDSVLRRGVLVTLAGYGVSDIYTEPVDPKKVKNLDEALEYGEVMCDENLRNCLKVEMSGDGVLRETKAPVSSLQETEVRLDESKGHGTCSGDSGGPAYIEKNGQYYLFGITSRGSQLCDSVGVYTNAVYYRTWIAETILKMK
- a CDS encoding PAS domain-containing hybrid sensor histidine kinase/response regulator gives rise to the protein MDASSAFSSSSSSSYAVDSSPALLWMSGVDGMCSYVNRTWLNFRGSSLQKEKGVGWLDGVHPDDAQMVMDKYSAAVNARANFQLEYRMQKKDGTYVWVLNQGFPRLSEGGEFLGYVGCCLDITEKKEAEAVLRSEKLQAETANKMKSGFLAVATHEIREALGALLGFSEMLSGGDLSRSEKEHYRQSVRRKGAQLSQIINSITDLSKIETGELEVKKADVNLLDLLNEVIATMSLQALEKNVVLRLQFEHNLPRWIYTDGLRLKEILINVIDLAIKYTTKGEVVVEVSPEAQDLLSFVITDTGRGMTVKEQKAIFNPFQSAELELSEGSVGLGLILARNLAQSLGGNVELLFSEPGKGSKFKVTLVRSPSLHKDKMESAGSSMGGANLPLKGMKLLVVDDVKDNQDLVSRYLKKVGVHDLDFAENGAEAVEKARKQDYDCILMDLQMPVMDGLEATKTLRKDGYKKPIWAVTAYALREERDKCLAEGFDDHFAKPIDRKTLIGHLENLKKEKESDANV